In Thalassotalea fonticola, a single genomic region encodes these proteins:
- a CDS encoding tryptophan halogenase family protein — protein sequence MSTTRNKSKIEGNILNSNKIQNVVIAGGGTSGWMAAAALSKLLGKNLNITLVESDDIGTVGVGEATIPPIRTFHKLLGINEQEFMKATHATFKLGIGFENWGKIDDDYVHSFGITGKECWAGEFHHFWLHGLNKGIQSDFGEYCFELQAAKAGKFALSKQMPINYAYHLDATIYAQYLRKFSQKNGVNRVEGKITKVIKNKQTGEIASLTLESGEIVNGDFFIDCTGFRGLLIEQALHTGYEDWSHWLPCDSAVAVQTKAVSAPIPYTRSIAHDVGWQWRIPLQHRVGNGLVYCSRYMSDKSATEKLLANIQGDTITEPRVIKFKTGRRRKGWNKNCVALGLSSGFLEPLESTSIHLIMSGIIRLMRLFPFDGIQQSAIDEYNSKLNSELEAIRDFIILHYHVNQRDDSEFWRYCKDMEIPASLQHKINLFKETGRVFLDDGDIFRVDSWTQVMLGQGLMPKQYHKIADIMNDAELNKFLNGIKSSISNAVQQLPTHSEFVERYCKSTM from the coding sequence ATGTCAACAACACGAAACAAATCAAAGATAGAGGGTAATATTTTGAACAGTAATAAAATTCAAAACGTTGTTATTGCCGGAGGTGGCACATCTGGTTGGATGGCAGCGGCGGCATTATCAAAACTGTTAGGAAAAAATTTAAATATTACCCTGGTAGAATCAGATGATATTGGCACGGTTGGCGTCGGAGAAGCAACAATCCCGCCAATAAGAACATTTCATAAATTACTTGGCATAAATGAGCAAGAGTTCATGAAAGCAACTCACGCAACATTCAAGCTAGGTATTGGTTTTGAAAATTGGGGCAAAATAGATGATGACTACGTCCATTCATTTGGTATTACTGGCAAAGAGTGTTGGGCGGGTGAATTTCATCATTTCTGGTTACATGGACTAAATAAAGGTATTCAATCAGATTTTGGTGAATATTGTTTTGAATTACAGGCGGCAAAAGCCGGAAAATTTGCCCTGTCTAAGCAGATGCCAATTAATTATGCCTACCATCTGGATGCAACTATTTATGCTCAGTATTTACGAAAATTTTCACAAAAGAACGGTGTTAATAGGGTTGAAGGTAAAATTACCAAAGTAATTAAAAATAAACAAACAGGTGAAATAGCCTCACTCACATTAGAGTCTGGTGAGATTGTAAATGGCGATTTCTTTATCGATTGTACTGGCTTTAGAGGCTTGCTAATTGAACAAGCTTTGCATACTGGCTATGAAGACTGGTCACATTGGTTGCCTTGTGACAGTGCCGTTGCTGTACAAACCAAAGCTGTTTCTGCCCCTATTCCTTATACTCGTTCAATAGCCCACGATGTGGGTTGGCAATGGCGTATCCCATTACAGCACCGAGTTGGCAATGGTCTAGTTTATTGCAGTCGCTATATGTCTGACAAGTCAGCTACTGAAAAATTACTGGCTAACATTCAAGGTGACACAATTACTGAGCCAAGAGTGATCAAATTTAAAACAGGTCGTCGCCGTAAAGGCTGGAATAAGAACTGCGTTGCATTAGGCTTATCCAGTGGCTTTCTCGAACCTTTAGAGTCGACCAGTATCCACTTGATCATGTCGGGAATAATTCGCTTAATGCGTCTATTCCCATTTGATGGCATACAACAATCGGCCATAGATGAATACAACAGTAAATTAAATTCTGAACTCGAAGCCATTCGCGATTTTATCATTTTGCATTACCATGTGAATCAAAGAGATGACTCTGAATTTTGGCGTTATTGTAAAGACATGGAGATCCCTGCTTCTTTACAACATAAAATTAATTTATTCAAAGAAACTGGTCGGGTATTTTTAGATGACGGTGATATCTTTCGGGTAGATTCCTGGACGCAAGTTATGCTTGGCCAAGGACTGATGCCTAAGCAATATCATAAAATTGCCGATATCATGAATGATGCAGAATTAAACAAGTTTTTAAATGGTATCAAATCATCAATAAGTAATGCCGTACAACAGTTACCTACTCATAGTGAGTTTGTTGAGCGATATTGTAAGTCGACGATGTAA
- a CDS encoding tryptophan halogenase family protein — protein MDKPIKKIVIVGGGSAGWISAGVLAAEHMANSPKGIEVTLIESPMVKSIGVGEGTWPSMRNTLNKIGISELEFISQCDASFKQGSKFVGWCDGQSDDFYYHPFMTPEGYTQVNLHAGWQSVNKNTNYADTVNMQSHVCQAGLAPKQLATPQYAAVTNYGYHLDAAKFASLLQKHCTTKLNVNHILDHVVAINSAENGDIASISTKQSGDISGDLFIDCTGTSSLLLGKHYNIPFIDCKDVLFNDSALAVQIPYSDDSDSIASATISTAQTAGWIWDIGLPTRRGVGHTYSSAHMNDDEAERILREYIATTANTDISQSIEPRKISFRPGHYQKFWHKNCVAIGMSSGFLEPLEASALALIELATTMISEQLPTNRAHMEIVAKRYNERFDYRWQRVIEFLKLHYVLSRRNDSQYWRDNKSANTIPSRLHELLTLWQHQPPSRYDFVQNEEVFPSASYQYVLYGMGFNTKLRDTENRYANIDVAKKIFNDGELKLHKYLAGLPTNRDLINHLCQQHETNQR, from the coding sequence ATGGATAAGCCGATAAAGAAAATAGTCATTGTAGGTGGCGGCTCAGCGGGTTGGATTAGCGCAGGAGTGCTTGCTGCAGAGCATATGGCAAACTCGCCCAAAGGTATTGAAGTTACCCTAATTGAGTCACCGATGGTTAAGTCAATTGGTGTTGGTGAAGGTACTTGGCCTTCTATGCGAAACACTTTAAATAAAATTGGCATAAGTGAACTGGAATTTATCTCACAATGCGACGCTTCCTTTAAGCAAGGTTCAAAGTTTGTTGGCTGGTGTGATGGTCAGTCAGATGACTTTTATTATCACCCATTTATGACTCCTGAAGGTTATACACAAGTAAATTTGCACGCTGGATGGCAGTCAGTCAATAAAAATACTAACTATGCTGATACGGTAAATATGCAAAGCCATGTTTGCCAAGCGGGTCTGGCACCTAAACAACTTGCTACCCCACAATATGCTGCAGTAACAAACTACGGTTACCATTTAGATGCAGCTAAATTTGCCTCTCTTTTACAAAAGCATTGCACCACAAAACTAAATGTAAATCATATTTTAGACCATGTTGTTGCTATTAATTCGGCTGAAAATGGTGATATCGCCTCGATAAGTACAAAACAATCGGGCGATATAAGTGGTGATTTATTTATTGATTGCACAGGAACATCGTCATTATTACTTGGCAAGCATTACAATATCCCTTTTATCGATTGCAAAGATGTGCTGTTTAATGACTCGGCATTGGCAGTACAAATTCCTTACAGTGATGACAGTGACAGTATTGCTTCAGCAACGATATCAACCGCACAAACTGCGGGCTGGATATGGGACATAGGCTTGCCGACAAGACGCGGAGTTGGCCACACCTATTCAAGCGCCCATATGAACGACGATGAAGCCGAAAGAATATTAAGAGAATATATCGCCACCACAGCCAATACTGATATAAGCCAATCAATTGAACCTCGGAAAATTTCGTTCAGACCAGGTCATTATCAAAAGTTTTGGCATAAAAACTGTGTTGCTATCGGTATGTCTTCGGGCTTTCTTGAGCCACTGGAAGCGTCGGCTCTAGCGCTTATTGAACTTGCCACAACCATGATCAGCGAACAATTACCAACAAATCGTGCTCATATGGAAATAGTCGCCAAACGTTATAATGAAAGATTTGACTACCGATGGCAGCGAGTCATTGAATTCCTTAAACTTCATTATGTGTTAAGTCGACGTAATGATTCTCAGTACTGGCGTGATAATAAGTCAGCCAATACTATTCCAAGTCGTTTACATGAGCTACTGACGTTATGGCAACACCAGCCCCCTAGTCGATATGATTTCGTTCAAAATGAAGAAGTTTTTCCTTCCGCAAGTTATCAATACGTATTATATGGCATGGGATTTAATACCAAGTTACGAGATACTGAAAATCGCTATGCCAATATCGACGTTGCTAAAAAAATATTCAACGACGGTGAATTAAAACTGCATAAATATCTTGCAGGCTTACCCACTAACAGGGATTTAATTAATCATTTATGTCAACAACACGAAACAAATCAAAGATAG
- a CDS encoding TonB-dependent receptor, which produces MKTRTFNKTKLATSLSLILGASVVHTAYAAEEVVIDEASVEVIEVTGMRSSIKESTRLKRDAAGVVDAISAEDIGKFPDTNLAESLQRITGVSIDRANGEGSKVTVRGFGPDYNMVTLNGRTMPSSSLPAGGGVANSRAYDFSNLASDAVKSVSVYKTGRASIATGGIGATIDIVTGKPLDDPGTHVSVGVKALSDTTNRVGDDVTPEFSTLLSWTDDNEVFGASLTANMSERHSSATGAFVNQWRTNPYDGTIPQEQDGTPAVLVNGPAMDQLYSMPSDLRYSIADRERTRTNAQLTLQYRPMDNLTATLDYTYSEQELFEARAEQSIWMDTYKSALAFDDNTVKTPIGYLEERRDQAPRDIGLAVQELNQLNENDSIGLNLSYDVNDYFNITLDAHDSSAKSSPDAGYGSWVNAGLGANVVAAQGVDFSNDLPTMMIDFDDCNADRGLNCNGVLDQDDVGTSILDMNVAQQETDISQFRLIGTYEFDEGSIEFGVEARSMESHSLQSLTRHTMGNWGVENPGELPEGFLKPVNFTSEFDDYSTNGAFNQGFTGSASQVGAWAAGEYGFDFIADGAYGTNRTIEEDVAAAYVQFSVDGELGGMTYQLTAGVRFESTDVTSSANVDIPSAVAWEGNNDFNVRFGDAKQDFSADASYDHLLPSFDFGLDVTDEIKTRMSYSKTIARPTYDQLSAAASDVSGPSGPTIIGGSELGGASNGNPGLVPLESDNFDLSLEWYFAETSYASIGYYEKRVSNFAGRQPVEENVYGLTDATAGPRAQAAEQALIDQGIEVTDTNLFSMVAAMENGVPFDSMTGEEFENAYDVIPNADDPEMMFNVVKFVNNKEAKIDGIEFAVQHFFGETGFGVQANYTTVNGDIGHDVDGDPTVTQFALVGLSDTANLVLMYEKGDFQARIAYNWRDEFLNTPAQYLNEPGFTEEYSQIDFNVAYQATEKLSVFFEGINITEEDTRTHGRYSAQLWNLEEQGARYALGARYTF; this is translated from the coding sequence GTGAAAACAAGAACATTTAACAAGACTAAATTAGCAACAAGTTTGTCGTTAATATTGGGTGCATCAGTGGTACATACCGCATATGCTGCTGAAGAAGTAGTAATTGACGAAGCATCAGTAGAGGTTATCGAAGTCACTGGCATGCGTTCGAGTATTAAAGAATCTACTCGATTAAAACGTGATGCTGCAGGTGTTGTTGATGCTATTTCTGCGGAAGATATTGGTAAGTTTCCAGATACTAACTTAGCTGAGTCCTTACAGCGCATCACTGGTGTATCAATTGACCGTGCTAATGGTGAAGGTAGTAAAGTTACCGTTCGTGGTTTTGGTCCTGATTATAACATGGTGACGTTAAACGGCCGTACCATGCCATCTTCGTCGTTGCCTGCCGGCGGTGGTGTAGCCAATTCACGTGCCTATGATTTTTCCAACTTAGCATCAGATGCAGTTAAATCAGTTTCAGTTTACAAAACTGGCCGCGCAAGTATCGCTACAGGTGGTATAGGTGCAACAATCGATATTGTTACAGGTAAGCCGTTAGACGATCCAGGAACTCACGTTAGCGTTGGTGTAAAAGCTTTATCTGACACGACTAATCGTGTTGGAGATGATGTAACTCCAGAGTTTTCAACATTACTATCTTGGACAGATGACAATGAAGTGTTTGGTGCCTCTCTTACGGCCAACATGTCAGAACGTCACAGTTCAGCAACAGGTGCTTTTGTTAATCAATGGCGTACTAACCCTTATGATGGCACTATCCCTCAAGAACAAGATGGTACACCAGCAGTTTTAGTTAATGGTCCGGCAATGGATCAACTTTACTCAATGCCATCTGATTTGCGTTACTCAATTGCAGACAGGGAACGTACACGTACCAACGCGCAATTGACATTGCAATATCGTCCAATGGACAACTTAACAGCTACGCTTGATTATACTTACTCTGAGCAAGAGTTATTTGAAGCCCGTGCTGAACAATCTATTTGGATGGATACTTATAAATCAGCATTAGCTTTTGATGACAATACCGTTAAAACTCCAATTGGCTATCTAGAAGAACGTCGCGATCAAGCACCTAGAGATATTGGTCTAGCGGTTCAAGAATTAAATCAATTAAATGAAAACGACTCAATTGGTTTAAATTTAAGCTATGACGTAAATGATTATTTCAACATCACTTTAGATGCTCATGATTCTAGTGCAAAAAGTTCTCCTGATGCCGGTTACGGTAGTTGGGTAAATGCTGGTTTAGGCGCCAACGTTGTTGCAGCACAAGGTGTTGATTTTAGCAATGACTTGCCGACGATGATGATTGACTTTGATGACTGTAACGCTGACCGTGGTCTAAATTGTAATGGCGTTTTAGATCAAGACGATGTGGGTACATCAATTCTTGACATGAATGTTGCTCAACAAGAAACAGACATCAGCCAGTTCCGCTTAATTGGTACCTATGAATTTGATGAAGGCAGCATTGAGTTTGGTGTTGAAGCCCGTTCAATGGAAAGTCATTCATTACAATCACTTACCCGCCATACCATGGGTAACTGGGGTGTTGAAAATCCAGGTGAATTACCTGAAGGCTTCTTAAAACCAGTTAACTTTACCAGTGAATTTGATGACTACTCAACAAACGGCGCATTTAACCAAGGCTTCACCGGTAGCGCTTCACAAGTTGGTGCTTGGGCCGCAGGTGAATATGGTTTTGATTTTATCGCCGATGGTGCTTACGGTACTAACCGTACTATTGAAGAAGACGTTGCTGCAGCGTATGTACAGTTCAGTGTTGATGGTGAGTTAGGCGGTATGACTTATCAATTAACTGCTGGTGTTCGCTTTGAAAGCACTGATGTTACTTCATCTGCTAATGTAGACATTCCAAGTGCTGTAGCTTGGGAAGGTAACAACGACTTCAACGTACGTTTTGGTGATGCTAAACAAGACTTCTCAGCCGATGCCAGTTACGATCATTTACTACCAAGTTTTGATTTTGGTTTAGACGTGACTGATGAGATAAAAACTCGCATGTCGTACAGTAAAACGATTGCCCGTCCGACTTATGATCAATTAAGTGCTGCAGCTAGTGATGTAAGTGGCCCATCAGGCCCTACTATCATTGGCGGCTCTGAACTTGGTGGCGCATCAAATGGTAACCCTGGTTTAGTACCACTGGAATCAGATAACTTTGATTTATCATTAGAGTGGTACTTCGCTGAAACAAGTTATGCGTCTATTGGTTATTATGAAAAACGCGTCAGCAACTTTGCAGGTCGTCAACCAGTTGAAGAAAATGTTTATGGTTTAACTGATGCTACTGCTGGTCCTCGTGCACAAGCGGCAGAACAAGCACTAATCGACCAAGGTATAGAAGTAACTGATACCAACCTATTCTCTATGGTTGCAGCGATGGAAAATGGTGTTCCGTTTGATTCAATGACAGGGGAAGAGTTTGAAAATGCATACGATGTAATACCAAATGCGGATGATCCTGAAATGATGTTCAATGTTGTTAAATTTGTGAATAACAAAGAAGCAAAAATTGATGGTATTGAGTTTGCGGTACAACACTTCTTTGGTGAAACAGGTTTTGGCGTACAAGCTAACTATACTACCGTTAATGGTGACATTGGTCATGACGTAGATGGTGATCCTACAGTTACTCAATTTGCGCTTGTTGGTTTAAGTGATACTGCCAACTTAGTATTGATGTATGAGAAAGGTGATTTTCAAGCTCGTATCGCTTACAACTGGCGCGACGAGTTCTTAAATACTCCGGCTCAATACCTTAATGAACCGGGCTTTACTGAAGAGTACTCACAAATCGACTTTAATGTTGCTTATCAAGCAACTGAGAAATTATCAGTATTTTTCGAAGGTATTAATATTACTGAAGAAGATACTCGTACTCATGGTCGATACAGCGCACAATTATGGAATCTAGAAGAGCAAGGCGCACGTTATGCCTTAGGTGCACGTTATACGTTCTAA
- a CDS encoding beta-glucosidase: MNFKTIALLLTALLLLACEAEVKNTVQKVPEQMSLEKAAQFKMKRLTSVEQDVNSLLAKLTLQEKISLVHASGKFHINAIERVGIKEMWLSDGPHGVRHQIKRDDWGSAGWTDDHATYLPHLTSVAASWDRNMAALHGNVLGSEARHREKDLILGPGVNLARLPLYGRNFEYMGEDPILAAKLVVPQIKAIQEHDVAATIKHYALNTQELNRTGVNAKPDERTLREVYLPAFEYAIKEANVYSVMGAYNEYYGSNANQSKHLVMDILKGEWGFNGVLLTDWNVDINTYDAAVNGLDLEMGTDVDNYDDYYLAKPLERMIESGKVAMSVLDDKVRRILRLQFSIGMYDQNRASGQRNTKEHQLAARKIAEEGVVLLKNELNVLPLNKTKIKNVLVLGPNADKKHGTGGGSSEVKSLYEITPLAGLQEALGDDVNIQVMRAKSSQLSPIASDYVASRHWTGTPAWNISSYKDSNREQLISESWIVDAKFSTDGNEEQHITMKAKIEPLKSGKHNLKISAQGRFSLFIDGEEIIRLNNFNDDVSEQVIDLTAKQEYQFEIKYDGHNSFTLGWDAPGNLFSDEDDYIAAAKAADAVIYFGGLSHADDRESIDRTVMKLPGSQDEVVAKLLAVNKNTVVFLVAGSAVEMPWEEQANTIVWGWYGGMEAGRAFSNVLTGAVNPSGKMPITLPMKLEDTAPIALQDYNEKESLYSEGVYIGYRWFEQQNIKPLFPFGHGISYSKFEYSDIKLSHKDINAEQTLTVMATVKNTSKVAGAEVVQLYLHDAQSTVSRPNKELKNFAKVFLQPGESTQVKMQLSKRDLSFWDVKSNGWLAESGEFEVMLGASVEDIRLQQSFNYHQ; encoded by the coding sequence ATGAACTTCAAAACAATTGCACTTTTGTTAACTGCTTTGCTGCTGTTGGCTTGTGAAGCTGAGGTTAAAAATACTGTACAGAAAGTTCCTGAACAAATGAGCTTAGAAAAAGCAGCACAATTCAAAATGAAAAGATTAACTTCGGTTGAGCAAGATGTTAATAGCTTATTGGCAAAATTAACTCTGCAAGAAAAAATATCTTTGGTGCATGCCAGTGGTAAATTTCATATTAATGCTATTGAACGGGTTGGCATTAAGGAAATGTGGCTTTCTGATGGTCCACATGGGGTAAGACATCAAATTAAAAGAGATGACTGGGGGTCAGCAGGATGGACTGATGATCATGCTACCTATCTCCCGCACCTTACTTCAGTTGCAGCTAGTTGGGATCGAAATATGGCTGCTTTACATGGCAATGTATTAGGCAGTGAAGCAAGGCATAGAGAAAAAGATCTGATATTAGGACCTGGAGTAAACCTTGCTCGCTTACCTTTATATGGACGTAATTTTGAATATATGGGTGAAGATCCTATTCTTGCGGCAAAACTTGTTGTTCCGCAAATTAAAGCGATACAAGAACATGACGTAGCAGCAACGATTAAACATTACGCTTTAAATACTCAAGAGTTAAATCGAACCGGGGTTAATGCTAAGCCTGATGAGCGAACTTTGAGAGAAGTCTATTTACCTGCGTTTGAATATGCAATTAAAGAAGCAAATGTGTATTCAGTGATGGGAGCTTATAATGAATATTACGGCAGTAATGCTAATCAAAGTAAACATTTAGTAATGGATATTTTAAAAGGCGAGTGGGGCTTTAACGGGGTTCTTTTGACTGATTGGAATGTTGATATAAATACTTATGATGCGGCGGTAAATGGCCTTGATTTAGAAATGGGGACTGATGTTGATAATTATGATGACTATTACTTAGCCAAACCTTTAGAACGAATGATTGAGTCTGGCAAAGTAGCCATGTCGGTGCTTGATGATAAAGTGAGACGCATCTTAAGGTTACAGTTTTCAATAGGTATGTATGATCAAAATCGAGCGTCAGGACAGCGCAATACAAAAGAGCACCAACTAGCAGCACGTAAGATAGCTGAAGAAGGTGTGGTGCTATTAAAAAATGAGCTAAATGTTTTACCGCTTAATAAAACCAAAATAAAAAATGTTTTAGTTCTTGGTCCAAATGCAGATAAAAAGCATGGTACAGGCGGTGGCTCATCAGAAGTAAAATCTTTATATGAAATTACCCCTTTAGCTGGCTTGCAAGAAGCACTAGGGGATGATGTCAACATTCAGGTGATGCGAGCTAAAAGTAGCCAATTATCACCAATTGCAAGTGACTATGTCGCCAGTAGACACTGGACAGGAACACCTGCATGGAATATTTCATCGTATAAAGATTCTAATCGTGAACAGCTTATTAGTGAATCTTGGATTGTTGATGCGAAATTTTCAACAGATGGAAATGAAGAGCAACACATCACTATGAAAGCAAAGATCGAGCCGCTGAAATCAGGAAAGCATAACTTAAAAATTTCAGCACAAGGAAGATTTTCATTATTCATTGATGGTGAAGAAATCATTCGATTAAACAATTTTAATGATGATGTAAGTGAACAAGTCATAGATCTTACGGCTAAGCAAGAATATCAATTTGAAATTAAATATGATGGTCATAATAGCTTTACTTTAGGCTGGGATGCCCCTGGAAACTTGTTTAGTGATGAAGATGATTACATTGCTGCAGCTAAAGCGGCGGATGCAGTCATTTATTTTGGCGGTTTATCACATGCCGACGATCGTGAATCTATTGATCGAACTGTTATGAAGTTACCAGGCAGTCAGGATGAAGTTGTTGCTAAACTATTGGCGGTAAATAAAAACACTGTGGTCTTTTTAGTTGCTGGCTCAGCTGTAGAAATGCCTTGGGAGGAACAAGCTAATACAATAGTCTGGGGCTGGTACGGTGGTATGGAGGCAGGTAGGGCGTTTTCTAACGTATTAACTGGAGCAGTAAACCCAAGTGGTAAAATGCCAATCACGTTACCAATGAAACTTGAGGATACTGCCCCTATTGCTTTACAAGATTATAATGAAAAAGAATCTTTATATTCTGAAGGTGTTTATATAGGCTATCGCTGGTTTGAACAGCAAAATATAAAGCCATTGTTTCCATTTGGGCATGGTATTTCTTATAGTAAGTTTGAATATTCTGACATTAAACTTAGTCATAAAGACATTAATGCTGAGCAAACATTAACCGTGATGGCGACCGTTAAAAATACGTCTAAAGTGGCTGGCGCGGAGGTGGTGCAGCTTTACTTACATGATGCACAATCAACAGTTAGTCGGCCAAATAAAGAACTTAAAAACTTTGCCAAAGTCTTTTTACAGCCAGGTGAAAGTACTCAGGTTAAGATGCAATTAAGTAAGCGTGACCTGTCATTCTGGGATGTAAAATCGAATGGCTGGCTTGCTGAAAGTGGTGAATTTGAGGTAATGCTAGGTGCTTCTGTTGAAGATATTAGACTTCAGCAAAGCTTTAACTATCATCAATAA
- a CDS encoding DUF2750 domain-containing protein — protein MSNHSQKFSTFVDTVNEDEQLFALQNESGDWVVCDSAEFENSDVMPVWANSETAQQFCCDEWQDYQVASIHLEQFLEEWVSDLNEDGVLVGVDWQMDAEGAELDAIEFAKLLVKAF, from the coding sequence ATGAGCAACCATTCACAAAAATTTTCAACATTTGTTGATACCGTAAATGAAGATGAGCAGTTATTTGCTTTACAAAACGAATCTGGTGATTGGGTTGTTTGTGACTCCGCAGAGTTCGAAAATAGCGATGTTATGCCGGTTTGGGCGAACAGCGAAACGGCTCAACAGTTTTGTTGTGATGAATGGCAGGACTATCAAGTCGCCAGTATTCATTTAGAGCAATTTTTAGAAGAATGGGTCAGCGATCTCAACGAAGATGGTGTTTTAGTTGGTGTTGACTGGCAAATGGATGCCGAAGGTGCTGAACTGGATGCAATTGAATTTGCAAAATTACTAGTGAAGGCGTTTTAA
- a CDS encoding LURP-one-related/scramblase family protein, with protein MAKFQLKQRFLSLTEKFEIKNEQDEIVYFVDGKFFSIGKTFHLTDALGNELAKIKQKVLSLRPTFYINFTNGQQAKVVKTFLPLFTSRFVIKFGQEEITATGNFLSHEYQFTQVGSLIAEVSKKWFSFSDTYGLNVEHDELNELALCILIVIDAVHHGSDNNAS; from the coding sequence ATGGCAAAATTTCAATTAAAGCAGCGCTTTTTATCATTAACTGAAAAGTTTGAAATTAAAAATGAACAAGATGAAATTGTTTACTTTGTTGATGGTAAATTCTTTAGTATCGGTAAAACCTTTCATTTAACCGATGCTCTAGGTAATGAACTTGCAAAAATAAAACAAAAGGTATTATCACTTAGGCCTACGTTTTATATTAATTTTACTAATGGTCAACAAGCAAAAGTAGTAAAAACATTTTTACCACTTTTTACAAGTCGTTTTGTGATCAAGTTTGGGCAAGAAGAAATTACTGCAACTGGCAATTTTTTATCACACGAATATCAATTTACACAAGTAGGCTCTCTAATCGCAGAAGTAAGTAAAAAATGGTTTTCATTTAGTGACACCTATGGACTAAATGTTGAGCATGATGAATTAAATGAACTCGCTCTGTGCATTTTAATTGTTATAGATGCTGTTCATCATGGCAGTGATAATAACGCTTCATAA
- a CDS encoding tetratricopeptide repeat protein, translating into MSDNIVAISPENFQQVILEESKTKLILVHFWAEQIPESVELRDKLAGRVAGADNFMTLATVDCAAQQAIAQQFGVQALPTSVMVKDGQPIDGISGPQNDQAIDEFLGKYLPKPEDTLLAQGLDLLQQQKVNEALAPLQQAYAIDSERADIKKALADVYLHLGKIAEAEPLLASIMMVDKDSYYQSLIAKLELAQEASNSPEIQALEQQFAANPDDIDLTRQLAVQYNQVNRVDEALDLLYKLLLKDAGDSESKKLLLDILAALPDGDKLAAKYRRKLFAMMY; encoded by the coding sequence ATGTCAGACAATATCGTTGCTATTAGCCCAGAAAATTTTCAGCAAGTTATTTTAGAAGAGTCAAAAACTAAACTTATCTTAGTGCACTTTTGGGCTGAGCAGATACCTGAAAGCGTAGAGTTAAGAGATAAACTTGCAGGAAGAGTTGCTGGTGCTGATAACTTTATGACTTTAGCTACAGTTGATTGTGCAGCCCAGCAAGCAATTGCGCAACAGTTTGGTGTACAAGCGCTACCTACCTCGGTTATGGTAAAAGATGGTCAGCCAATTGATGGCATTTCTGGCCCGCAAAATGATCAGGCAATCGATGAGTTTTTAGGAAAATATCTGCCTAAGCCTGAAGATACTCTTTTAGCGCAAGGCTTAGACCTATTACAGCAACAAAAAGTAAATGAGGCATTAGCACCATTACAACAAGCCTATGCTATTGATAGTGAACGTGCTGATATCAAAAAAGCGTTAGCTGATGTTTATTTACATCTTGGCAAAATTGCTGAAGCTGAGCCATTGTTAGCCAGTATCATGATGGTTGATAAAGATTCTTACTATCAATCGTTAATTGCCAAATTAGAGTTGGCTCAAGAAGCGAGTAATTCCCCAGAAATACAAGCCTTAGAACAGCAATTTGCTGCTAACCCTGATGATATTGACTTAACTCGTCAATTAGCGGTGCAATATAACCAAGTGAACCGGGTCGATGAAGCGCTTGATTTACTTTATAAACTACTACTTAAAGATGCTGGTGACAGCGAAAGTAAGAAGTTACTGCTTGATATTCTTGCGGCATTACCCGATGGCGATAAGTTAGCTGCCAAATATCGTCGTAAATTATTTGCAATGATGTATTAA